In Flavobacterium sp. N1736, the following are encoded in one genomic region:
- the mce gene encoding methylmalonyl-CoA epimerase, protein MVNKIEHIGIAVKNIEESNILFEKLLGVPSYKSEEVASEGVLTSFFQTGTNKIELLMATNPESPIAKFLEKKGEGIHHIAFDVDDIVAETERLKSEGFVLINEVPKKGADNKLVVFLHPKNTNGVLVELCQEIK, encoded by the coding sequence ATGGTAAATAAGATCGAACATATTGGAATTGCTGTAAAAAATATCGAGGAATCGAATATTTTGTTCGAAAAACTATTGGGCGTTCCGTCCTATAAATCGGAAGAAGTAGCAAGTGAAGGAGTTTTGACGTCTTTTTTTCAAACGGGAACAAATAAAATTGAGCTTTTAATGGCAACAAATCCAGAAAGTCCAATTGCAAAATTTTTAGAAAAGAAAGGGGAGGGAATTCATCATATTGCTTTTGATGTTGATGATATTGTTGCAGAAACAGAACGTTTAAAAAGTGAAGGTTTTGTATTGATTAATGAAGTTCCCAAGAAAGGAGCCGATAATAAATTGGTTGTTTTTTTGCATCCCAAGAACACAAATGGCGTTTTGGTAGAGCTTTGTCAGGAAATTAAATAA
- a CDS encoding PepSY-like domain-containing protein, producing MKKLLLSTAIVLGSLTVNAATVPLITNSMNQSVTTQDEYTEVSADAVPAAVKSTVEKSFPGTKLEKAYVNEKKVYKLEISKGDKKYTVFTDAEGNIIKK from the coding sequence ATGAAAAAGTTACTATTATCCACAGCAATCGTTTTAGGAAGTTTAACTGTAAATGCAGCTACTGTTCCGTTAATAACAAATTCAATGAATCAATCAGTAACTACTCAGGATGAATATACTGAGGTTAGTGCTGATGCTGTGCCTGCCGCAGTAAAATCTACGGTTGAAAAATCTTTTCCGGGAACTAAACTTGAAAAAGCTTACGTAAACGAAAAGAAAGTATATAAACTTGAAATCTCAAAAGGAGATAAAAAGTATACTGTATTTACAGATGCTGAAGGAAATATCATTAAAAAATAA
- a CDS encoding YceD family protein, translating into MSKTKEFLIPFIGLKLGKHHFEYQISNAFFENFDYDEFQSSDIKVNLVLDKKSNMLELEFKHKGTVNVPCDLTGEEFDLPIKGKMKLIVRFGDEFNNDNEELLILPHGEHELDVTQYIYEMIALSVPLKRVHPGVKDGTLQSEALTKLNELTVKEQKEESKQEEDIDPRWDKLKKLLTDK; encoded by the coding sequence ATGAGCAAAACAAAAGAATTTTTAATTCCATTTATTGGATTAAAGCTGGGAAAACACCATTTTGAGTATCAAATAAGTAATGCGTTCTTTGAGAACTTTGATTACGACGAATTTCAAAGTTCGGATATCAAAGTAAATTTGGTTTTAGATAAGAAAAGCAACATGTTAGAGTTGGAATTCAAACACAAAGGAACTGTAAATGTACCTTGTGATCTGACAGGCGAAGAATTTGATCTTCCTATAAAAGGGAAAATGAAATTGATTGTTCGTTTTGGAGATGAATTCAATAATGATAATGAAGAGCTGTTAATCTTACCGCATGGCGAACATGAACTGGATGTTACACAATACATTTATGAAATGATTGCACTTTCGGTACCGCTAAAACGAGTTCATCCAGGAGTAAAAGACGGAACTTTGCAAAGTGAAGCTTTAACAAAACTGAATGAATTAACAGTAAAAGAACAAAAAGAAGAGAGTAAACAAGAAGAAGATATTGACCCGCGTTGGGACAAACTAAAGAAACTATTAACGGATAAATAA
- the accC gene encoding acetyl-CoA carboxylase biotin carboxylase subunit, translated as MFKKILIANRGEIALRVIRTCKEMGIKTVAVYSTADAESLHVKFADEAVCIGPPPSNLSYLKMSNIIAAAEITNADAIHPGYGFLSENAKFSKICQEHGIKFIGAAPEMIDKMGDKASAKATMKAAGVPCVPGSEGLLESFEQTQKLAKEFGYPVMLKATAGGGGKGMRAVWKEEELLKAWESARQEAAAAFGNDGMYMEKLIEEPRHIEIQIVGDSYGKACHLSERDCSVQRRHQKLTEETPSPFMTDELRTAMGEAAVKAAEFIKYEGAGTVEFLVDKHRNFYFMEMNTRIQVEHPITEQVIDYDLIREQIMVAAGIPISGKNYLPELHAIECRINAEDPYNDFRPSPGKITTLHMPGGHGVRLDTHVYSGYSIPPNYDSMIAKLITTAQSREEAISKMRRALDEFVIEGVKTTIPFHRQLMDDPRYIAGDYTTAFMDTFKMKPIEE; from the coding sequence ATGTTTAAAAAAATATTAATTGCGAATAGAGGGGAAATTGCACTTCGTGTAATTCGTACATGTAAAGAAATGGGAATCAAAACTGTAGCAGTTTACTCTACAGCCGATGCAGAAAGTCTACATGTTAAATTTGCAGATGAAGCGGTTTGTATTGGTCCTCCTCCAAGTAACTTATCGTATTTGAAAATGTCAAATATAATTGCCGCTGCCGAAATTACAAACGCAGATGCAATACATCCGGGATATGGATTTCTTTCTGAGAATGCTAAATTCTCAAAAATTTGTCAGGAACACGGAATCAAATTTATTGGTGCCGCTCCTGAAATGATTGACAAAATGGGAGATAAAGCTTCTGCAAAAGCGACAATGAAAGCTGCAGGAGTTCCATGTGTACCAGGTTCAGAAGGATTATTAGAATCTTTCGAACAAACACAAAAATTAGCTAAAGAATTTGGTTACCCGGTTATGCTTAAAGCAACTGCCGGCGGTGGCGGAAAAGGGATGCGTGCCGTTTGGAAAGAAGAAGAATTATTGAAAGCATGGGAAAGTGCACGTCAGGAAGCTGCTGCTGCATTTGGAAATGACGGTATGTACATGGAGAAACTTATTGAAGAACCACGTCATATCGAAATTCAGATTGTTGGAGATTCATACGGAAAAGCATGTCACCTTTCTGAAAGAGATTGTTCTGTTCAGCGTCGTCACCAAAAATTAACAGAAGAAACTCCTTCACCATTCATGACGGATGAATTGCGTACTGCAATGGGTGAAGCTGCTGTAAAAGCTGCTGAATTCATTAAATACGAAGGAGCAGGAACTGTAGAATTTTTGGTAGATAAACACAGAAACTTCTATTTCATGGAAATGAATACACGTATTCAGGTAGAGCACCCAATTACAGAACAAGTTATCGATTATGACTTGATTCGTGAGCAAATTATGGTAGCTGCCGGAATTCCAATTTCCGGAAAAAACTACTTACCGGAATTACACGCTATAGAATGTCGTATTAATGCTGAAGATCCTTATAATGATTTTCGCCCTTCACCAGGAAAAATTACTACACTTCATATGCCAGGAGGACACGGAGTTCGTTTAGATACTCACGTTTATTCAGGATATAGTATTCCGCCAAATTACGATTCGATGATCGCTAAATTAATTACTACGGCACAATCCCGTGAAGAAGCTATCAGCAAAATGCGCAGAGCTTTGGACGAATTTGTTATCGAAGGAGTTAAAACAACAATACCTTTCCATAGACAATTAATGGATGATCCAAGATATATTGCAGGAGATTATACAACTGCATTTATGGATACATTTAAAATGAAACCTATAGAAGAATAA
- a CDS encoding beta-ketoacyl-ACP synthase III, which produces MNTITAAITAVGGYVPDFVLSNKVLETMVDTNDEWITTRTGIKERRILKDADKGTSFLAIKAAQDLIAKANIDPLEIDMVIMATATADMPVASTGVYVATQIGATNAFAYDLQAACSSFLYGMSTAAAYVQSGRYKKVLLIGADKMSSIVDYTDRSTCIIFGDGAGAVLFEPNYEGLGLQDEYLRSDGQGRDYLKIPAGGSLIPTTEETVKNRQHNIIQDGKTVFKFAVTNMADASELIVKRNNLTNEDVSWLVPHQANKRIIDATAGRMNLDDSKVLMNIERYGNTTSATLPLVLYDFEHLLKKGDNIIFAAFGGGFTWGSIYLKWAYDKK; this is translated from the coding sequence ATGAATACAATCACAGCCGCAATTACCGCTGTTGGAGGCTATGTTCCAGACTTTGTGCTTTCAAACAAAGTATTGGAAACTATGGTAGATACCAATGACGAATGGATAACCACTCGTACCGGAATTAAAGAAAGAAGAATTCTTAAAGATGCTGATAAAGGAACTTCGTTTCTTGCAATAAAAGCAGCACAAGATTTAATAGCAAAAGCCAATATTGATCCCTTAGAGATAGATATGGTAATCATGGCAACAGCTACTGCAGATATGCCGGTAGCCTCTACAGGAGTTTATGTTGCAACACAAATTGGAGCTACAAATGCATTTGCATATGATTTGCAGGCAGCATGCTCAAGTTTTTTATACGGAATGTCAACTGCTGCGGCTTACGTGCAGTCAGGTCGATACAAAAAAGTACTGTTAATTGGTGCCGATAAAATGTCGTCAATTGTAGATTATACAGACAGATCAACTTGTATTATTTTTGGAGATGGAGCAGGTGCTGTTTTATTCGAACCAAATTATGAAGGCTTAGGCTTACAGGATGAATACTTACGAAGCGATGGTCAAGGACGCGATTATCTTAAAATTCCTGCCGGAGGTTCTCTAATACCAACTACTGAAGAGACCGTAAAAAACAGACAGCACAATATTATTCAGGATGGAAAAACCGTTTTTAAATTTGCTGTTACCAATATGGCTGATGCAAGCGAATTGATCGTAAAAAGAAACAATTTGACTAATGAAGATGTAAGTTGGTTAGTGCCACATCAGGCAAACAAACGTATTATTGATGCAACTGCAGGCAGAATGAATCTTGATGATTCTAAAGTATTAATGAATATCGAAAGATATGGTAATACAACTTCGGCTACTTTGCCATTAGTACTATACGATTTTGAACACTTATTGAAAAAAGGAGATAATATTATTTTTGCCGCTTTTGGTGGAGGATTCACTTGGGGATCTATCTATTTGAAATGGGCTTACGATAAAAAATAA
- a CDS encoding riboflavin synthase, whose translation MFTGIIETLGRIQEIRKDQNNLHITVDSSITPELKIDQSVSHNGICLTVVHIKDSFYTVTAIEETILKTNIGEWQVNDIVNLERGMKLGDRLDGHIVQGHVDQTGTCIKIEEANGSWNYTFEYDKTLSNITIEKGSITVNGVSLTVVNSKTNEFSVSIIPYTFENTNFKNFKVGTKINLEFDVVGKYISRLYSINK comes from the coding sequence ATGTTTACAGGAATTATAGAAACCCTTGGAAGGATTCAAGAAATACGAAAAGACCAAAACAATCTTCACATAACTGTTGATTCATCAATTACTCCCGAATTAAAAATTGATCAAAGCGTTTCGCATAACGGAATTTGCTTAACTGTTGTCCATATAAAAGATTCATTTTATACTGTGACTGCGATAGAAGAAACCATTTTAAAAACCAATATTGGCGAATGGCAGGTAAACGATATTGTTAATCTTGAAAGAGGAATGAAACTGGGCGACCGACTTGACGGACATATTGTACAAGGCCACGTAGACCAAACCGGAACTTGTATTAAAATTGAAGAAGCAAACGGAAGCTGGAATTATACTTTTGAATATGATAAAACCCTTAGCAATATTACTATAGAAAAAGGATCAATTACTGTAAACGGAGTAAGTTTAACAGTGGTGAACTCTAAAACAAATGAATTTAGCGTTTCGATTATACCTTATACTTTTGAAAACACAAATTTCAAAAACTTTAAAGTGGGAACTAAAATAAATTTAGAGTTTGATGTTGTTGGAAAATACATTTCGAGACTTTACTCGATAAACAAATAA
- the accB gene encoding acetyl-CoA carboxylase biotin carboxyl carrier protein, producing the protein MDLKEIQNLIKFVANSGVAEVKLEMDDVKITIRTTLEGNVTETTYVQQLPAQAQLPQAVAPQQVAPAVVNVTSEASVPAEDSKYITIKSPIIGTFYRKPSPDKPVFTEVGSTIAKGDVLCVIEAMKLFNEIESEVSGKIVKILVDDMSPVEFDQPLFLVDPS; encoded by the coding sequence ATGGATTTAAAAGAAATTCAAAACCTAATCAAATTTGTAGCAAATTCGGGAGTTGCAGAAGTAAAGTTGGAAATGGATGATGTAAAAATCACTATCAGAACAACTTTAGAAGGAAACGTTACTGAAACTACTTATGTACAACAATTGCCTGCACAGGCGCAATTGCCACAAGCAGTTGCTCCACAACAAGTTGCTCCGGCTGTTGTAAATGTAACGAGCGAGGCATCTGTTCCGGCAGAAGATTCGAAATACATTACTATAAAATCGCCAATTATTGGTACTTTTTATAGAAAACCATCTCCGGACAAACCGGTGTTTACTGAAGTAGGAAGCACTATTGCAAAAGGTGATGTTCTTTGTGTAATTGAAGCAATGAAATTATTCAACGAAATCGAATCAGAAGTTTCAGGTAAAATTGTGAAAATTCTTGTTGATGATATGTCTCCAGTAGAATTTGACCAACCTTTATTCTTAGTTGATCCATCATAA
- a CDS encoding cytochrome P450 family protein, which yields MKKAGINHKSHPIESKATCPFYSNTNVSVNFNDLSFIANPQIVFQELRNKSPIQQITLDDGFPMWLISRFDDVIMVLRDPRFIKSPDNLRKNNTDPTKGKTTRTTPAHILRRWHMLASDPPEHTKLRDFAQKAFTPKIIANLRPRIQDIANELITLILKKETAIDFIDDFAYQLPIIVIAELLGLPDKDREKLRKWSEILIEVQVTEKNKLSIDENAQEFIDYLKNVFSLRRKNPGNDLISAFLKLEEAEEHMTEDELYATIFLLIVAGHETTVNLISNGMHALLSHPDQLKLLKNNPELIHSAVEEILRYNGPIFTSTMRLAGEDIIINELTIKKGEGVLVLLSSANQDETKFDNPMQFDIIRKTNKHLGFGYGIHFCIGAPLARLECEIAINTILNRLPNLKLDPKSNSYEWRTSTIIRGLKKFPVHI from the coding sequence ATGAAAAAAGCAGGTATTAATCACAAATCGCATCCTATAGAAAGCAAAGCCACTTGTCCTTTCTATTCCAACACCAATGTTTCCGTAAACTTTAATGATCTTTCTTTTATTGCAAATCCTCAAATCGTTTTTCAGGAATTACGAAACAAATCCCCTATTCAACAAATTACACTTGATGACGGATTTCCAATGTGGCTTATTTCCAGATTTGATGATGTTATCATGGTATTACGCGATCCCAGATTTATCAAATCGCCTGATAATTTAAGAAAAAATAATACCGACCCCACAAAAGGAAAAACCACGCGAACAACTCCGGCACATATACTTCGAAGATGGCATATGCTTGCAAGTGATCCGCCCGAACATACCAAACTAAGAGATTTTGCTCAAAAAGCGTTTACGCCAAAAATTATTGCAAATCTACGCCCCAGAATTCAGGATATTGCAAATGAGTTAATAACTTTAATACTTAAAAAAGAGACTGCAATAGATTTCATTGATGATTTTGCTTATCAATTACCAATTATTGTAATTGCAGAGCTGCTTGGACTTCCTGATAAAGATCGCGAAAAACTCAGGAAGTGGTCAGAAATATTAATTGAAGTTCAGGTTACCGAAAAGAATAAACTATCTATTGATGAAAACGCACAAGAGTTTATTGATTATTTAAAAAACGTTTTTTCTTTACGTCGAAAAAATCCCGGAAACGACCTTATTAGTGCTTTTTTAAAACTGGAAGAAGCGGAAGAACATATGACAGAAGACGAACTTTATGCTACTATTTTTCTCCTTATAGTTGCCGGACATGAAACAACTGTCAATCTTATTAGTAACGGAATGCATGCTTTATTGTCGCATCCTGACCAATTAAAACTTTTAAAAAACAATCCTGAATTAATTCATTCTGCTGTTGAAGAAATATTACGTTATAATGGACCAATATTCACTTCAACAATGAGATTGGCTGGTGAAGATATTATCATAAATGAACTTACGATTAAAAAGGGCGAAGGAGTTTTGGTTTTGCTTTCTTCTGCAAATCAAGACGAAACCAAATTTGATAATCCCATGCAATTTGATATAATACGAAAAACAAATAAACACCTAGGCTTTGGGTACGGAATACATTTTTGTATTGGTGCTCCTTTAGCCCGATTAGAATGTGAAATAGCAATAAATACTATTCTGAACCGATTACCAAATTTAAAACTTGATCCAAAATCCAATTCTTATGAATGGCGTACAAGCACAATAATACGCGGATTAAAAAAATTTCCTGTACATATTTAG
- a CDS encoding PepSY-like domain-containing protein: MKKIVLSVAVVLASLSIYATTTLQSEIMKSEVTIQAEYTEISADAVPAAVKTALETAYPGAKLVKAYINDKKEYKLEISVKDQKATVFSDVNGNWLKI, translated from the coding sequence ATGAAAAAGATAGTCCTTTCAGTAGCGGTCGTTTTAGCAAGTTTATCCATATATGCAACCACCACTTTGCAATCTGAAATAATGAAAAGTGAAGTTACTATACAAGCCGAATATACCGAAATAAGTGCCGATGCAGTTCCTGCGGCTGTAAAAACAGCCTTGGAAACTGCTTATCCGGGAGCAAAATTGGTAAAAGCTTACATAAACGACAAAAAAGAATACAAACTAGAAATATCGGTAAAAGACCAAAAGGCTACTGTTTTTTCAGATGTCAATGGTAACTGGTTAAAAATATAA
- the rpmF gene encoding 50S ribosomal protein L32 — MAHPKRKISKTRRDKRRTHYKATVAQIATCPITGEAHLYHRAYWHEGKMYYRGQVVIDKSEAVA, encoded by the coding sequence ATGGCACATCCTAAGAGAAAAATCTCGAAAACAAGAAGAGATAAGAGAAGAACACATTATAAAGCTACTGTAGCTCAAATCGCTACATGTCCTATTACTGGAGAAGCACATTTATACCACAGAGCTTACTGGCATGAAGGTAAAATGTATTACAGAGGACAAGTTGTTATCGATAAATCTGAAGCGGTTGCTTAA
- the pdxA gene encoding 4-hydroxythreonine-4-phosphate dehydrogenase PdxA, producing the protein MNKKAENIIVGISIGDLNGIGSEVILKTFEDSRMLELCTPVIFANAKILSFVKKSFTSSVQFHGVDKLDQVIPGKVNVYNLWKEGVDINLGSNDEKIGTYAIKSFVAATKALKEDLIDVLVTAPINKYNIQSEEFKFPGHTDYLNQELEGNALMMMVQDNLRVGLLTDHVPLNEVSSHLTEELIIRKIETVRKSLIQDFSIVKPKIAVLGLNPHAGDGGVIGKEDDLVLKPALKKIFDSGTMVFGPFPADGFFGSGQYEKYDAIVATYHDQGLIPFKTLSFGKGVNYTAGLNKVRTSPDHGTAYDIAGKDMADYNSFKEAVYLAIDIFRSRNQYEEISQKPLKIKEKQL; encoded by the coding sequence ATGAATAAAAAAGCAGAAAATATAATTGTTGGAATTTCAATTGGAGATTTAAACGGTATTGGAAGCGAAGTTATACTAAAAACATTCGAAGATTCACGTATGTTAGAACTGTGTACGCCAGTTATTTTTGCAAATGCCAAAATTCTTTCTTTCGTAAAAAAGAGTTTTACATCTTCGGTTCAGTTTCATGGTGTAGATAAATTAGATCAGGTCATACCGGGAAAAGTAAATGTGTATAATTTATGGAAAGAAGGAGTTGATATTAATTTAGGATCAAATGATGAGAAAATAGGAACCTATGCTATAAAATCATTTGTGGCTGCGACAAAGGCTTTGAAAGAAGATTTGATCGATGTTTTGGTTACGGCACCAATAAATAAATATAACATTCAGTCAGAAGAATTTAAATTTCCGGGACATACAGATTATTTAAATCAGGAATTAGAAGGAAATGCTTTGATGATGATGGTTCAGGATAATTTGAGAGTTGGTTTGTTAACAGATCACGTTCCTTTAAATGAAGTTTCATCTCATTTGACAGAAGAATTAATTATAAGAAAAATTGAAACAGTCAGAAAATCTTTAATTCAGGATTTTAGTATCGTAAAGCCAAAAATTGCTGTTTTAGGATTAAATCCACATGCTGGCGATGGAGGTGTTATTGGAAAAGAAGATGATCTGGTTTTAAAACCGGCTTTAAAGAAAATATTTGATTCAGGAACGATGGTTTTTGGACCATTTCCTGCAGATGGATTTTTTGGAAGCGGTCAATATGAAAAATATGATGCTATTGTGGCAACATATCACGATCAGGGATTAATCCCGTTTAAGACCTTGTCATTTGGAAAAGGAGTTAATTATACGGCCGGATTAAATAAGGTAAGAACGTCGCCGGATCACGGCACAGCTTATGATATTGCCGGAAAAGATATGGCAGATTACAATTCATTTAAAGAAGCAGTTTATCTTGCGATTGATATTTTTCGCTCGCGTAATCAGTATGAGGAGATTAGCCAAAAACCTCTTAAAATAAAAGAAAAACAGTTATAA